The genomic stretch CCATTCGCTTCGATCCAGGCACAACGCTCTGCGATGGCTGATGCATTCTCTTGAGCCCAAGCCTTTGCTTTTGCCAAGCGGACGGCTTCGGCGACTGCAGCGTCACTGATCGCCGAAACATTAAGACCAAACTCCCGCGCGGCGGCTAAGTTTGCGGCCGTCAGGGTGATGTTGGTGCGTTGTTTTTCTGTTGTAGCGTGCTGCATCGGGCCCTCCTGACACATACTGAATATACACACTCAAAGTGTGCCATACAAGTGAGTTCCATGACCCTCGATGAGATGAAACTCCGCCACAGTGCGCTGCTGGCCGCGCGCTACAGCGGCACACGGTCGGTCAGCTATGACGGCAAGACAGTAAATTACGGCTCTGATGCCGAACTCGCGGCCGCGATCGGAGATATCGAACGGCGCATCGCCAAGCTGGAACGCGGCGCTGGGCGCATCTTGCGTCCCTATGCTGTGAAGGATCTGTGATGAACTGGCGGCAGCGCCTTGGCGCTTTCATTGGTGGGTTCGATGCGGGTCAACACCACCGACGTCTGCGCGGGTTCCAGGCAACAAGGGCCCATGTCAACGCGCTGATCGCAGCCTCGGGCCCCGACATCACCGCCCGCGCCCGCTGGCTGGTGCGCAACAATGGCTATGCGGTGAACGCTGTGGAAAGCTGGGCCGCCAATACAGTGGGCGATGGCATCAAGCCGATATCAAAAATAGGCGACGCCGCGCGCAAGGAAGAGCTGCAGCGGCTGTGGCTTGCATGGACCGACGAGGCTGATGCGGAGGGGCTGACCGACTTCTACGGGTTGCAGCGCCGTGCCGCGCGCGAGGTGTTTCTGGCCGGCGAGGTGTTTTTCCGCATCCGCATGCGCCGCCCAGGCGATGGGCTGACCGTCCCCCTGCAGCTGCAGATGTTGCCTGCAGAGATGTTGCCACTGGAGCAAACTGGCATCGCCGCGAACGGGAATGCCATCCGGCAGGGCATTGAGTTCGACCGCATTGGACGGCGCGTCGCCTATCACTTTTTCCGCCGCCATCCAGGCGACAGCACCGATCCGGGGTTGGCAGGGGAGATTGTCCGCGTGCCCGCATCTGAGGTCATCCATGTCATTGATCCCGTCGAGGGTGGGCAGCTGCGCGGTGTGTCGAAACTAGCGCCCGCCATCGTGAAGCTGTTCCTGCTCGATCAGTACGACGACGCCGAGCTCGACCGAAAGAAGGTCGCCGCAATGTATGCAATGTTTGTGACCTCCCCGGCCCCGGAGAACCCCCTTGCCCCTGCCGAGGATGATGAGATGCCTGCCGGGGTCGAAATCAGCCCTGGCCAGATCGTGCGGCTGGACCCAGGCGAAGATGTAACCGTCGGACAGCCTGCCGACAGCGGTGGAACCTATGAGCCGTTCCAGTACCGGACCTTGCTGCAAATCTCGGCAGCACTTGGAATCCCCTACCCCTATATTGCCAATGATATGGTGAAGGGGAATTTCTCGAACTCGCGTCTCGCTCTGATCGAATTCCGCCGCCGGGTCTCGGCTTGGCAACACTCGGTGATGGTGTATCAGCTCTGCCGCCCCGTTTATGCGCGCTGGATGGATGCCGCCGTGCTGTCGGGCGCACTAACCCTGCCCGGCTATGAGGCCAACCGCATACGGCTGCTGACCGCAGATTGGCTCCCCACCAAATGGGACTGGGTGGATCCGCTGAAAGACGCCAATGCCGAAATCGCCTCGATCGAAGCAGGGCTGAAATCGCGCACCCAAGCCATCGCCGAGCGTGGCTATGACGCCGAACAGGTCGATCGCGAAATCGCTGCAGAACGTGCGCGCGAGCGCGCGCTCGGCCTTGACTTCCGCCGGCCGGGCTCTCCTGCGCAGGGCGTGCAGGCTGTACAGGTCAACGATGACGACAGCGAAGATGATGATAGCAGCGATGACACAGCCGATGACGTGACTGCGCGTTCTCGCACAGCTGAGGACCAATCCTGATGCTCCACGCCCGCATTGCCGCACGCGCGTTCAATACGCCGCTGCTTGTTGAACCCTCCAAAGCCATGGCGTTTCTGTCCGGACTTGGGCCGCGCATCCTTGGGCGACAGGTCGAACTGTCAGGCAGCGATGTGACCGATACGCCCGGCACCGCCGCCCTACCCACCCGCGCCAGCATTCTCGCAGGGAACCTCGCCGAGCGCCTGCGCCAACATGGCGATGCGCCCTACCCGGTTGTAGATGGCATCGCTGTGATCGAGATCGCGGGCGTGCTGATCCATCGCGGCAGCTGGATCGGGCAGTCGTCAGGCCAGACCAGCTACGAAGGGATCGCGGCACAGATCGACGCTGCAGCCAGCGATCCGGCCGTGCGCGGTATTGCGCTGGACATCGATAGTTTCGGCGGTGAGGTCGCTGGCGTCTTTGATCTCGCAGATCGCATTCGGGCCATTCGGGGCAGCAAGCCGGTCTGGGCCTTTGTCGCAGAACACGCTTTCTCGGCGGGATATGCGCTCGCCTCACAGGCCAATCGCATCCTGCTGCCGCGGACCGGTGCGGTCGGCAGCATCGGCGTGGTCGTTATGCATGCCGATCTGAGCGGACAGCTAGATCAGGACGGCGTGCGCGTCACCCTGATCCACTCGGGCCGCCACAAAGTCGATGGCAATCCGTATGCGCCGCTGCCAGAGGCGGTGCAGGGCGATATTCAGCGCGAGATCGATGTGCTGCGGTTTCTCTTCGCCGAAACCGTCGCCGCCGGCCGTGCAGGGCGGCTGAGCCAGGAGGCAGCGCTGGCGACCGAGGCCGCAACCTGTCGCGGGGCGGATGCTGTGGCTGTAGGTCTCGCCGATGAAGTCATCGATCTCACCCGTGGCTTCAGCGCCTTTCGGCAAGCTGTGAGAAGCCGGCCCGTTTCCATGATGACGCGTTCAACCACCGCATCAGCCCGCCAATCAGTTACCCAACCCATCACCCGAAAGGACACCACCATGGCCCACACGCCTGACCCTGAAAACACGCCGCCAGAGGATGTCGATTATGCAAAGCTGGATGATCAAGGAGATACTGATCTTGCTACGCCAGCCGCTGATGTCGACGTGGTGGTACCCACCACACCTGCAGCGCGTAAGACACCGACCTCTTCAGCAGCATCGTCAGTTGAACCCACCCCCGCGCCATCTGCATCATCCGCACCTGTTGCCGCAGCGACTGGCGATCTGGCAGCACTTACAGCGCAGTTGCGCGAGGCCGCGGCAGAGATTGCCGAGATCGCGGCGCAAGCAGGGCGCCTTGGCATTGCAATCGATGCAGCAAAAGCTCTTCGTGACGGTACAGCACCTGAGGCTTTGCGCGCACAGGTACTCCAACGCGCAGCCACTGCAGCTGATGCCCGTGATATCGTGGCAGCCCCGCCATCACCCATTCTCCCCAAATCCGCTGAAAGCCCGATTGTGGCGGCCGCGAAGAAGGCCGCATCGGCTGGCAGCAGGCACTGAAACACCGAGCTCAGAGCCTGACGCCCGGCCACCTGATCCCCCACCGATCCTCCCCGGTGGGGGATTTCTTTTATCTCCTGACCACAAGGATCCCCAACATGAATGTTCTCAGAAAGCCTCCCAGCACAGGCGATATGCTGAAATACGAGCTCAACCCAAACTTCACCCGCGAAACGATCACCCTGCTGGCAGGCGCCGCCTATCCCGTTGGCGCCGTGCTCGGCCGGATTACCGCCAGCGGCAAATACAAGCTTGCGTCCTCAGGTGGCACAGATGGTGCGCAAACCGCAGCGGCTGTTCTGCTCTACGCAGCTGATGCCACGTCCGCTGATGCGACAGGATCGGTTGTCATGCGCGGCCCCGCCATCGTCTCAAAAGCGGCACTGGTCTTTGACGCCACCGTCGATGACGCAGCGAAGATTGCCACCAAGCACGGCCAGCTCGCTGCGCTGGGCATCATCCCGCGCGATACCGCCTGATTAGGCAGATCTCCCTTCTCATCATTGCGCTTGCGCACATCACCCCCTCATTCTCCGGAGTTTCCCATGACCATCACCCGCAACCCGTTTGACGCGGGCGGCTATTCGCTCGCCGAGATGACGCAGGCCATCAACATCCTGCCCAATCTCTATACCCGTCTGGGCCAGCTTGGCCTGTTCCGCTTTCAAGGTGTCACACAGCGCTCTGTTGTCATCGAGCAGCGTGAGGGCGTACTCAGCCTTCTACCATCGGTTCCGCTGGGTGCGCCGGCAACGTTGGGCACGCGCGAGTTGCGGTCCATGCGCAGCTTTAGCCTGCCATGGATCCCGCATGACGACATCATCCTTCCTGGAGATATCCAGGGTGTACCTGCGCTTGGCATGTCAGACATGGCTGACCCATTAACCGAGGTAATGACCGAAAAGCTCACAGTGATGCGGCGTAAACACGCACAGACACGCGAGTACATGGAGATGAATGCGCTGCGCGGTATCGTCAAGGACGGCGCGGGTAGCACACTTTATGATTATTTTGCTGAGTTTGGCCTTGAGCAAATCTCCGTCGATTTTGCCTTTGGCACAGCCGGCAGCAACATCCAGGCAAAGATCCGCACCGTGCTGCGCGCAATCGAAGATAACCTCATGGGCGAGACCATGAGCACCGCCCATGCACTGGTCAGTTCGGAGTTCTTTGACAAGCTGATCAGCCACCCCAAAACCGAAGACGCCTACAAGTTCTTTTCAGCCTCTGGCGGGCAACCGTTGAGAGACGACATGCGGCGAGCCTTTCCTTTTGGCGGCCTTCTGTTCGAGGAATATAACGGCCGTGCTCCGCTGTCGAACGGCACGACAGAGCGCTTCATTGGTGTGGGCGAAGGGATCGCTTTTCCGCTGGGCACTTTCGATACGTTTACGACCTACGGCGGCCCCGCCAATCTGCTGGAGGCCGCGAATACAGTCGGCTTGCCGCTCTATGCCCGCCAGCAAGTTGATGCCAAGGGGCGTTGGATTGATTTGATGACAGAGGCATCCATCCTACCGGTCAACAAGCGGCCGCGGTTGGCGATCCGTTTGCACTCTAGCAACTGAAGCTGAACGGGCATGACGGCATTCGTTGCAGCGCTTGATTTGCTTTTTGCCGATCCGAACCTTTCCACCCCGGCGCTCTACCAGCAGGCGGGGATCGGGGTGGAACAGCCGCTCCGCGTGATGCGGCGCAGCCCTGACCGCATGGTCGAGTTTGGCGCCGCGCGCCTGGTCAGTGACAGCGTGGTTCTGGATGTCCGTGTGAGCGATTGTCCGGAACTGGCCGCAGGGGATCGGTTCGAGATCGCAGGCGAGATCTTTGTGGTGCAAGGCACGCCGAAGCGCGACCGCGAGCGGCTGGTCTGGACGGTGGAGTTGCTGCCATGGTGGCCTGACCCGCATGCTGATGTCACGGGCTAAAGAAGGGGCGCGCGCATGATCAGCACCTGATCCGTCAAACATCTTTGGCCTCTATCGTCGCGTTTGTGTCGCTTCATTTGAGGCTTCATTGGGGCAGTAGATCATTTGCGGGGCTCTTTTGCGTGCTCGCAATACTTTTGAACTGCGCGAGGCGAACGGGATAGATTGACCCAAGCCGCTTGCACCTCGTTTCATTGCACCTTGTCTTGGAAGGGAAACCTGATGCGCCAAAAGCTACGAGAAATCCGCTGTGTTTGCGCAAAGGGCCAAGAGGTGCTTGTCATCGAATGGGGCTTTGGCGCCTCTGCGGCGGATCAGAAATCCAGCCGGGAGTTTCGGTTGGAAGACGGATCACCTGTGAATTACATCGGCAGTGCCTTTGAACACTTTTACACAGGGCAAGTCTTTACGCCGGTCTGAACATCATCACCAAGCCCACCGATGTAATTGGACACGACCATGAAACTGAATGTCGCAGCTGTGCCCAATTTGGTGGGCATGATGGCTGCTGAAATCACCGCTGGTGAAAAGGCCGTCACAAAGGCCGTGGGTGACGCGGGCACCAGCCTCAAAACTGCTTGGCGCGCGCAGATCACGGGAGCCGGTCTTGGCCAACGACTTGCACGCACCATCCGCTCGGAGCTCTATCCCAAGGGTCAACCCAGCCTGAATGCCGCAGCACTGGTTTGGTCGCAAGCGCCAGTGGTTGTCGGCGCGCATGATACAGGGCCGCTCATTCGCTCTCAGAATGGCTTTTGGCTCGCAATCCCAACAGCGGCCGCGGGTAAATCCGCGCGCGGTGGGCGCATCACGCCCAGCGAATGGGAACGCCGGCGCGGGTTGCGGCTGCGGTTTGTTTATCGCCGCAACGGGCCAAGCTTGCTGGTGGCCGAAGGGCGGCTGAATACCCGCGGGGTCGGCGTGGCCTCGCGGACCAAGACCGGGCGCGGGCTGACCACTGTGCCGATCTTCCTGCTGGTGCGGCAGGTCAAGCTGCGCAAACGGCTCGATCTTGCCCGCGATGCCAAGGTGGCGCAGGAGCGCATCCCAAGTGCGATTGTGGCAAATTGGGTGGCGCGATTCACATCGTAACTTGTGATTTTGCGTCGATTAATATCTCTAGATCGCCAAGCGTTTTGGTGCTCTCGATGTCGTCATCAAAAATCTCGATATCGAACTCTTTTTCGATGGCCATGGAGATTTCGACGATATCCAGACTGTCAGCGCCGAGGTCGGCGACAAAAGATGCCTCAGACACAAGGTCGGCTTCATCCATGTTAAACTTTGCGGCAATGACTTTTCTGACGCGCTTTGCTGTGTCGCTCATTACTTTGTATCCTTTTTGATCACACAAAGGCGCGGCTACACCGTCCTGTTACCTGTTACACGCAAAGCTTTGCCGGAGGATGACGAAATACGCCTGACTTCTTCGCCACGAATACCATGCTGTTTCCAAAAAATAACGATAAAATATCACATGGCCTGATCGCCAACGTCCGTTGTGTTCAGCGCCCTGCGCCTGAAGTTGACCACTTCGATTGATTCACAGGTAAAATAAGGTAATCGTTTGACAAGCGGTAATTTGCCACGACGATTGATGCAGAACAGCAAGCAAGCCAGCCAGCGCGGTATTTGTTTTGCCGAAATTCACTCTGGAGTTATCAACAGAGGCGATCAGGCTGCTGTTCGACTTACATGGGCAACCTTGTGTGATTGGTGATGTGACACCGTCAAGCCGACACTTGGACCCTCAAATGGCAGCGTTGCACAGTCTGGCAGCCAGACTATCAAAGCCACCGATTGTGACGACAATTGTGGTTCCGCGTGAGCATGTTCTTTACAAGACAGTGAACGTCGATCGCGTACAGGACGTCACTACACAAGAGATCGTCGATTACATCTGTGGCGTGACGCAACTGACCAAAGATGCGATTTGCGTCGATTGGGTTTTTGCTGGATCTGCGGTACATATTGCTGCGGTCGAGAAGCTAACACTCTTGGAAGCCGGTGAGTTTGCCAAGCGGCATGGTTTTGTGACGGATGTTTTTACAAGCTACGCTCTGACAGGCCAGTTTCCACGACAGCCGGTGTTCCACGATTCAAATACGCTTAAGCTTCCGAGTTTCATGCAGCGTCAAAAGCCACGCTAACATCAAGACGGCCAGCTGCCTCTAACTTCGACTGTTTTGCCACGACAGCGATGATCGAGCAAAAAGCATTGGAAAAATGAATGCCCTCCCGCCGCGAAACCATCCTGACCGCCCTGGCGGACTTGTTGCGCACGGTCCCACATGTGCCGGTGCTGCGCGGCGAGGTGCTGCCCGAGCGCATCCCGCCTAGCGGTTTGATGATCCTGCGCGACGGCAACCCCGGCGAGCCAGGCGTGACACTGTCGCCGCTGATGTATCATTACCAGCACCGCGCGGAACTGGAGGTGATCGTGCAAACGGGTGAGGAGCGTGATGCGCGGTTCGACCGTCTAATCGGGCGCATTGGCGCAGCCGTCTCTGCTGACCGCAGTTTGCGCGGGTTGTGCGACTGGGTCGAGGCAGAGGCGCCCGAGCCTGTCGATCTGGCTGTCGAGGGAAGTGCCGCCATCAAAGCGGCGATCATCCCGATCATTCTGCATTACGCGGCGGGTGATCCGCTCTCTTGATCTGGTTTTTGGGCGGATCGAGAGGTGACATGGCCCTCAATCATTGCTCCAGGTTCAATGACCAGCTTTTGTGTGACAATATCGGCCGTCACTTGTGCGGAGGTCTTGAGTGTCACTGAGATGGCCGAGATTGTGCCTTCGAGATGACCCTCAATTGTCACATTGCGGGCGCGGACATTGCCCTTGATTTTGCCAGTCCTGGCAAGAACCAATGTTTCAACGGTGAGATCGCCTTCAAAAGAGCCAGCTACGTCAAGAATGCCTTCACTGGTTAATGTACCATTTACGGTGATGTCCTCATGCAGCACGGATCGTCGGCCATTACCGGCTGCTGCCTCGGCGCCGGCTAGCGAAGCAGGTGTTTTATCAGCAGAGTTTTGTAGATTGGCAAACATAGATCTGACAGCCTTCTAAAAGTCTTGGCCTAAGTGTTTGCATTTCTACGCAGCGGTCAAGCGGGCAAAACGATTATGGCTTATTCGCAAAATCTTTGAGGCCCAGTTGCGCGACCACGCCGCGTTCTGATTGCCGGTGCAATCGCGTGCCAGACGACACGGACAATGCAGTGAGAAAAGGAGTTCACAATGGCAAGAGCCCAAGGGGCGCGGGCGCAGATGGCGCTTGCGTTCGAGACGACTTATGGCACGCCGCCAGCGAGCGGCTATACCAAAATGCCCTTTGCAAGCACAACGCTGGGGGCTGAACAGCCGCTGCAGACC from Yoonia vestfoldensis encodes the following:
- a CDS encoding S49 family peptidase translates to MLHARIAARAFNTPLLVEPSKAMAFLSGLGPRILGRQVELSGSDVTDTPGTAALPTRASILAGNLAERLRQHGDAPYPVVDGIAVIEIAGVLIHRGSWIGQSSGQTSYEGIAAQIDAAASDPAVRGIALDIDSFGGEVAGVFDLADRIRAIRGSKPVWAFVAEHAFSAGYALASQANRILLPRTGAVGSIGVVVMHADLSGQLDQDGVRVTLIHSGRHKVDGNPYAPLPEAVQGDIQREIDVLRFLFAETVAAGRAGRLSQEAALATEAATCRGADAVAVGLADEVIDLTRGFSAFRQAVRSRPVSMMTRSTTASARQSVTQPITRKDTTMAHTPDPENTPPEDVDYAKLDDQGDTDLATPAADVDVVVPTTPAARKTPTSSAASSVEPTPAPSASSAPVAAATGDLAALTAQLREAAAEIAEIAAQAGRLGIAIDAAKALRDGTAPEALRAQVLQRAATAADARDIVAAPPSPILPKSAESPIVAAAKKAASAGSRH
- a CDS encoding head-tail joining protein, translated to MTAFVAALDLLFADPNLSTPALYQQAGIGVEQPLRVMRRSPDRMVEFGAARLVSDSVVLDVRVSDCPELAAGDRFEIAGEIFVVQGTPKRDRERLVWTVELLPWWPDPHADVTG
- a CDS encoding acyl-CoA transferase: MPSRRETILTALADLLRTVPHVPVLRGEVLPERIPPSGLMILRDGNPGEPGVTLSPLMYHYQHRAELEVIVQTGEERDARFDRLIGRIGAAVSADRSLRGLCDWVEAEAPEPVDLAVEGSAAIKAAIIPIILHYAAGDPLS
- a CDS encoding phage head-tail joining protein yields the protein MTLDEMKLRHSALLAARYSGTRSVSYDGKTVNYGSDAELAAAIGDIERRIAKLERGAGRILRPYAVKDL
- a CDS encoding major capsid protein; this translates as MTITRNPFDAGGYSLAEMTQAINILPNLYTRLGQLGLFRFQGVTQRSVVIEQREGVLSLLPSVPLGAPATLGTRELRSMRSFSLPWIPHDDIILPGDIQGVPALGMSDMADPLTEVMTEKLTVMRRKHAQTREYMEMNALRGIVKDGAGSTLYDYFAEFGLEQISVDFAFGTAGSNIQAKIRTVLRAIEDNLMGETMSTAHALVSSEFFDKLISHPKTEDAYKFFSASGGQPLRDDMRRAFPFGGLLFEEYNGRAPLSNGTTERFIGVGEGIAFPLGTFDTFTTYGGPANLLEAANTVGLPLYARQQVDAKGRWIDLMTEASILPVNKRPRLAIRLHSSN
- a CDS encoding bactofilin family protein; this encodes MFANLQNSADKTPASLAGAEAAAGNGRRSVLHEDITVNGTLTSEGILDVAGSFEGDLTVETLVLARTGKIKGNVRARNVTIEGHLEGTISAISVTLKTSAQVTADIVTQKLVIEPGAMIEGHVTSRSAQKPDQESGSPAA
- a CDS encoding DUF6441 family protein; translated protein: MKLNVAAVPNLVGMMAAEITAGEKAVTKAVGDAGTSLKTAWRAQITGAGLGQRLARTIRSELYPKGQPSLNAAALVWSQAPVVVGAHDTGPLIRSQNGFWLAIPTAAAGKSARGGRITPSEWERRRGLRLRFVYRRNGPSLLVAEGRLNTRGVGVASRTKTGRGLTTVPIFLLVRQVKLRKRLDLARDAKVAQERIPSAIVANWVARFTS
- a CDS encoding type II toxin-antitoxin system CcdA family antitoxin; the encoded protein is MQHATTEKQRTNITLTAANLAAAREFGLNVSAISDAAVAEAVRLAKAKAWAQENASAIAERCAWIEANGTPLSDIQVLKLD
- the acpP gene encoding acyl carrier protein; amino-acid sequence: MSDTAKRVRKVIAAKFNMDEADLVSEASFVADLGADSLDIVEISMAIEKEFDIEIFDDDIESTKTLGDLEILIDAKSQVTM
- a CDS encoding head decoration protein — protein: MNVLRKPPSTGDMLKYELNPNFTRETITLLAGAAYPVGAVLGRITASGKYKLASSGGTDGAQTAAAVLLYAADATSADATGSVVMRGPAIVSKAALVFDATVDDAAKIATKHGQLAALGIIPRDTA
- a CDS encoding phage portal protein, whose protein sequence is MNWRQRLGAFIGGFDAGQHHRRLRGFQATRAHVNALIAASGPDITARARWLVRNNGYAVNAVESWAANTVGDGIKPISKIGDAARKEELQRLWLAWTDEADAEGLTDFYGLQRRAAREVFLAGEVFFRIRMRRPGDGLTVPLQLQMLPAEMLPLEQTGIAANGNAIRQGIEFDRIGRRVAYHFFRRHPGDSTDPGLAGEIVRVPASEVIHVIDPVEGGQLRGVSKLAPAIVKLFLLDQYDDAELDRKKVAAMYAMFVTSPAPENPLAPAEDDEMPAGVEISPGQIVRLDPGEDVTVGQPADSGGTYEPFQYRTLLQISAALGIPYPYIANDMVKGNFSNSRLALIEFRRRVSAWQHSVMVYQLCRPVYARWMDAAVLSGALTLPGYEANRIRLLTADWLPTKWDWVDPLKDANAEIASIEAGLKSRTQAIAERGYDAEQVDREIAAERARERALGLDFRRPGSPAQGVQAVQVNDDDSEDDDSSDDTADDVTARSRTAEDQS